The Salvelinus sp. IW2-2015 unplaced genomic scaffold, ASM291031v2 Un_scaffold9408, whole genome shotgun sequence genome contains a region encoding:
- the LOC112079766 gene encoding AT-rich interactive domain-containing protein 1A codes for MTPNSGYQSGMSTPEMPGRMGPGPYEGPGPNKDPFGAMRKVGEQFLPASQGPNSGMAEQQQFNRGPPPGAMGNMSMAQRQQYGPGPYGQGYERRPEQGMGPEGSMGSGAPQPNLMPVNSDTGMYSPNRYPPQQQPRNDSYGNQYPGHGTPPGGSYPNQQPGMYPQQQQNYKRPVEGGYPPAKRHEGEMYSAPFSAGLQQQQQPQQQPGVASAPPAGQPEMYQPQYSSGSFTGTDRRLPGPQGQFPFPFNRERMQAATGPNAQPSMPPQMMQPSPDGPPGGVWQGRGEMNYPGNYPNRQGGPPGGPAQGPGHPGMNRGSEEMSSEQRMNHEGQWGPGQMGPRQPPYGPGGTGPPMTRTLQSNYQSAQAMQNHIPQVSSPSPMPRGGPMESRTSPSKSPYMHSGIKMQKAGPPVPASHIVPQSVQSPLIRRDMPFPPGSVEATHPILKPRRCLTTKDIGTPEAWRVMMSLKSGLLAESTWALDTINILLYDDNSISTFNLNSLPGLLELVVEYFRRCLIEIFGILREYEVGDPGQRTLLDPDALKRDWSCMEDEEPGVEDMKVEGEDEEDDDNEEEEEVVVQRSKQPAGTTIEGQAQVKQEDEQESCSERDTLIEKDAEDKEKSFSTFEQPSSSSDPPGLGPATPQERPKQASKFDKLPLKMVRKKDPFPAGRASQRGKVQEFDSGLLHWSAGGGDSTEHIQTHFERREEFLVPREQVLVVPTAKRKRLGTEMVGDKDNATPTEKDKQKGGGDQRPSQPSSTEKASTTTDTSADGKEGKSEHSDAETEETSQTEEPQSQQENDKPSGPPRQQVPQRVVEDEPHSKDEGPLLTLANWQDALARRCVCVSNIVRSLSFVPGNDQEMSKHPGLMLLLGRLVLLHHRHPERNQAPLTYEKEEESDDXLGQREDWWWDCLSLLRENCLVTLANISGQLDLSIYPESICLPLLDGLLHWAVCPSAEAHDPFPTLGPHSAMSPQRLVXETLSKLSIQDNNVDLVXATPPLGRLEKLYGTLVRLVGERKVAVCREMSVVLLANLAQGDSMAARAIAVQKGSVGNLLGFLEDSLAATQLQQSQSSLLHLQGMHFEPTSNDMMRRAARALHALAKVEENHSEFTLYESRLLDLSVSPLMNSVVSHVICDVLFLIGQS; via the exons GCACCGCAGCCAAACCTGATGCCTGTCAACTCCGACACGGGGATGTATTCGCCAAACCGCTACCCACCACAGCAGCAGCCACG GAATGATTCCTATGGTAATCAATATCCTGGCCATGGTACTCCCCCTGGTGGTTCTTATCCCAATCAACAGCCAGGAATGTacccacagcaacaacag AACTACAAGCGTCCCGTGGAAGGGGGCTACCCACCAGCGAAGCGTCACGAGGGTGAGATGTACAGTGCGCCCTTCAGTGCAgggctgcagcagcagcaacaaccgcAGCAGCAGCCAGGGGTGGCCTCTGCACCCCCTGCTGGCCAGCCAGAGATGTACCAACCCCAGTACAGCAGCGGCTCCTTCACCGGCACTGACCGCCGCCTACCTGGTCCCCAGGGCCAGTTCCCCTTCCCCTTCAACAGAGAGCGCATGCAGGCTGCCACGGGGCCCAACGCCCAGCCCTCCATGCCCCCTCAGATGATGCAGCCAAGCCCTGATGGACCCCCTGGTGGCGTGTGGCAGGGCCGCGGGGAGATGAACTATCCCGGCAACTACCCCAACCGGCAAGGTGGCCCCCCAGGGGGCCCAGCCCAGGGACCTGGCCACCCCGGCATGAACCGCGGTTCGGAGGAAATGTCATCAGAGCAGCGCATGAACCACGAGGGCCAATGGGGGCCAGGTCAGATGGGCCCTCGGCAGCCCCCCTACGGCCCTGGAGGGACGGGCCCGCCCATGACCCGCACCCTACAGTCCAACTACCAATCTGCTCAGGCCATGCAGAACCACATTCCACAGGTGTCCAGTCCCTCCCCCATGCCCCGCGGGGGCCCCATGGAGAGCCGGACGTCGCCCAGTAAATCTCCCTACATGCACAGTGGCATCAAGATGCAAAAGGCAGGGCCCCCGGTTCCTGCCTCTCACATAGTGCCCCAGTCTGTGCAGTCCCCTCTGATCCGTAGAGACATGCCCTTTCCCCCAGGCTCAGTGGAGGCCACCCACCCCATCCTAAAACCACGCCGATGCCTCACAACGAAAGATATCG GGACCCCAGAGGCTTGGAGGGTGATGATGTCCCTAAAGTCTGGCCTGTTGGCTGAGAGCACGTGGGCCCTCGACACCATCAACATCCTCCTGTATGACGACAACAGCATCTCCACCTTCAACCTCAATTCG CTGCCTGGCCTGCTGGAGCTGGTGGTGGAGTACTTCCGGCGCTGCCTCATCGAGATCTTTGGGATCTTGCGCGAGTACGAGGTGGGCGATCCCGGCCAGAGGACTCTACTGGACCCTGACGCCCTGAAAAGAGACTGGAGCTGCATGGAAGATGAGGAACCAGGGGTGGAGGACATGAaggtagaaggagaggatgaggaggatgatgacaatgaggaggaagaagaggtggtGGTGCAGCGTTCAAAACAGCCGGCCGGGACGACAATTGAGGGACAGGCTCAGGTGAAGCAAGAGGATGAGCAGGAGTCGTGCTCAGAACGGGATACTCTGATAGAGAAGGATGCTGAAGATAAGGAGAAGAGCTTCTCTACCTTTGAGCAGCCCAGCTCTTCATCGGACCCCCCTGGCCTTGGCCCGGCTACCCCCCAGGAGAGACCCAAACAGGCAAGCAAGTTCGACAAGCTCCCACTGAAGATGGTACGGAAGAAGGACCCGTTTCCAGCAGGCAGGGCAAGCCAGAGAGGAAAAGTGCAGGAGTTCGACAGTGGGCTGCTCCACTGGAGCGCCGGCGGGGGAGACAGCACAGAACACATCCAGACCCActttgagaggagggaggaatttCTGGTCCCACGAGAACAAGTGCTGGTCGTCCCAACAGCCAAAAGGAAAAGGCTAGGAACAGAGATGGTGGGGGACAAGGACAATGCTACCCCCACAGAGAAAGACAAGCAGAAAGGTGGGGGAGATCAGAGGCCCTCCCAGCCATCATCCACAGAGAAGGCCTCAACAACAACCGACACCTCAGCCGACGGTAAGGAGGGAAAGTCCGAGCACTCGGACGCTGAGACAGAGGAAACGTCACAGACGGAAGAGCCCCAGAGCCAGCAGGAGAACGACAAACCGAGTGGCCCTCCTCGTCAACAAGTTCCCCAGCGTGTGGTGGAGGACGAGCCTCACAGCAAGGACGAGGGCCCACTGCTTACACTGGCCAACTGGCAGGACGCTCTAGCCCGCCGCTGCGTCTGCGTCTCCAACATCGTGCGCAGCCTCTCCTTCGTGCCTGGCAACGACCAGGAGATGTCCAAACACCCTGGCCTCATGCTGCTGCTGGGTCGCCTAGTGCTGCTGCACCACCGCCACCCTGAGAGGAAYCAGGCCCCGCTCACCTACGAGAAGGAGGAGGAGTCTGATGACTGRCTTGGCCAGAGGGARGAYTGGTGGTGGGACTGCCTGTCGCTGTTGAGGGAGAACTGCCTGGTCACTCTMGCCAACATCTCTGGCCAGCTGGACCTCTCCATCTACCCCGAGAGCATCTGCCTTCCMCTGCTGGACGGCCTCCTCCACTGGGCRGTGTGCCCRTCGGCTGAGGCCCAYGACCCCTTCCCCACGTTGGGGCCKCACAGCGCAATGTCKCCCCAGAGACTGGTCRTGGAGACRCTCAGCAAGCTGAGCATCCAAGACAACAATGTGGACCTGGTCRTGGCCACGCCGCCGTTGGGTCGGTTAGAGAAGCTSTATGGGACCTTGGTGCGGCTGGTTGGGGAGAGAAAGGTGGCCGTCTGCAGGGAGATGTCGGTGGTGTTGTTGGCCAACCTGGCCCAGGGAGACAGCATGGCAGCGCGCGCCATTGCCGTGCAGAAGGGAAGCGTGGGTAACCTCCTGGGCTTCTTGGAGGACAGCCTGGCGGCCACCCAGCTACAGCAGAGCCAGAGCTCTCTGCTGCACCTGCAGGGGATGCACTTTGAGCCCACCAGTAATGACATGATGCGGCGGGCGGCCCGGGCCCTGCACGCCTTAGCCAAGGTGGAGGAGAACCACTCAGAGTTCACACTCTACGAGTCACGCCTCCTTGACCTCTCAGTGTCACCTCTCATGAACTCGGTGGTGTCTCATGTTATCTGCGATGTACTCTTTCTGATTGGCCAGTCATGA